ctcataatatttataattagacTGTATTCATGCAACATTATTTATATcaaataattgataaataatgCTACATGAGCACAAGAATTtcagttaaaaattaaatgaatagcTAAAATCTTAATAACTAAATCCTAgagttgacaaaaaaaaaaaaacaaaaaaatactcTATATTCCAGAACCCATTTTGGTGAATAAAAAAAACCCTTCATGTAGGGGCTGGTGTCCATTCGTATTCATGGACTATGCTAATCGGTCGTGTTTGTGTCATATAAGTCATGAATATTAGATTATATGAGTTTGTTCGAAGCTgacccatttaattaaataacttaAACCCTAAAAATCTAAACCCAATCAGTTAAGATTATGTTTGGTTGTTGAATCAAATCCAAcctatctcaactcatctcaaactaaTCATTGGTGTGAtccacaactttttcaaattttcataaaaaaattaaattcatctcgaCTTACTTTATACATTTCaacataaaaagttaaatacatctcaacttaaaaaagttaaacacaTCTCAATAGAACTTAGAaaatactactattcacaatttaacccaactcatctcaacatccaaacgcaataaattaataagtgaCATGACATGACACGACACAATCTgtttagtaattaattaattttattgagttaacCTGGACACAAACCTGTTTCAACCTATTTAGGCCGGTCCAACCCTCTTCATATAAATTGGTTGAGCTAAcctgtatatttatttttaactcaaTCAGTATAATTTCATAcataatacaaaaataactatataaataatttacaattaCAATTGGATctgtgataaaatattttattatcaatatccaaactaataatatgtaaaaataaataaatatttttataaaataaaattacatattaacaaaaaagGTTATAGTTTGAAATATTATATAgtcaaatattaatattagtatcaCATATtctcaacaataaaaaaataatttaagactaaacaattataaaatataaaatataatttattcattttaaacgAGAGTTGACCCGCAATTGACATacttatttatcatattttatcgggtcaactcgttttgacacaaatttatttatatcaaattcaaaTTCACTTATTTTGTATTGTGTTTGTATCGAGTTCACGAATCGATGCGAATATTAAAATGTATTGGCTAAAAAAgaatgactatttttttttttttggtctcaaaaatgaaaaatattaaaagaatttatttacaaaatgaATTCGTACAGTATTTGTTTTTGGGTTTCAATTAGTACGGTTTTATTTTGCAGctcatatttttgttttgagaagtgctacatatataaaaatattacataaaaataaatttataaactgacataattttatgtaatctgttaaatctactttacaataaaaataactttataatttaacatattcaattatatcacattaatttataaatttatttttatataatttttttgtagctaaattatttctcttttatttttatatggaaacaGATGTTATCTTACTGAGGAGAATCAATTCTTGACACTCAGTTTTAATGACTAGTCAACTCAATTAAACATATTATGTGTTTGTGTAATTAATGAGCCACTTCCGATCcttcatattaattaattacagaGCCAGGCTCGTAATTGTATCTGTTTTGGTGACATCTCTCTGCCCAGAATTGGCAAAACATTGAAAATGGCACAATCTGGACCACTGTAATCTACAAATAATGGCAAGAGTTTTAATTATTCGTCTCTAGAATAGTTAACTATCCTGATTCTTGACCTTCTACATATCTCCATCTCTCAACGTTAAACGCTATTCTCATTACATTCTGTTTGTTCGTTTGTGTGAGAGAGAATGGGGAAAAGAATGGTAGTGATTTTGTTGTTTTCAATGGCTTTGGTTGTCTTGATGAGTTGTGTAGTTGATGTGAAAGCTGAAGCTACAAAAACTTTATCAGAAGTTAATAGGAAACTGAAGCTTCTCAATAAACCTGCAGTCAAGAGCATTAAGGTGTGTGTGTTCTTTTCCTTCATCATTCATTGTGTTGCCTATTTCCATGCCAAGGTTGTTCCCAATCCAATTACATATACCTCTCACTACAACATAAATACTGATTTCTGGAGAAATCCTGGTAAGTGTTGACAGACCTCGGGATCTACAACAAAAATGTTGTCCGTCAATTTGTGATTTTTCACAGATTTAATCATTATTGAGATGTTATGATTCAAAGATTTCTACCGATGCTTTAATGGTTATTGCAGACTGAAGATGGAGAGATTATCGACTGCGTGGATATCTACAAACAACCTGCTTTTGATCATCCTGCATTAAGGAACCACACCATTCAGGTGCATTTGCTTTCATGATCATAACCCTTTTGTCTCTTTTACTCAAATCATAGTTGAATATATATCCGAGTAATTTTCAAGTAGTTCCGGAATATGGATGTGTCATCATTCTTTGACTCGACAAGAGTACCATGTCATTGAGTCTTGTAACAGATGTTTCGTGTAATATGCAGATAAGACCGAGCTTTACTATCCAAGATGACACTTCAAGCACAAAAGGTGACTCCTCTCCGGCGCCGGCGCTGTCTCAGACGTGGCAAAAGAGTGGGAGTTGTCCATTGGGAACCGTTCCAATTCGTAGAATACGAAAGCAAGACTTGTTGAGGGCTGCTTCCCTTGAGCACTTCGGAAGGGATGGCCCTCGGACTTCTTGGGCAGTGAACGCAGAAGCAACAAATGGCCAAAGCAGGCATTTTGTTCATCTTAATGGGTCAAAAATCCCAATTTTTCCCATGCCCGAGCATTCGGTAATTTTCACATGCTGCCAACGAATTTAAATGTcttgaaaataatcaaatacATGATATACATGCTCATTAAtttgttcaaattttcaacCATAAATTTGAACTGTCTTATATATGGATCCTTTAGCTTGATCTAGTGCTGATTTGTTTGGCGATGTTTCTTGAATCAGACTGCATTTCTGGTCACAAAGGGATACAATTACGTTGGAGCAAGAGGGGGAATAAATGCTTGGAGTCCAAGAGTTGAATCTGCCGATGAGTATACTACTGGCCAAATTTGGATTAAGAACGGACCCCCCGGCATCAATTTTGAAAGTGTAGAAGCAGGCTGGATGGTTTGTGCATTAACCCAAGCAAATTAATTGAACTCAAATTtgttagagaaatgatatttgcactTTTAAGATATGCAATTCTCgtatattttttgtgagaaaAGTAGATACATTTagaatcacataaaaaaaatcatttctttaatagtagattctacatttttttaaagagcttacgcattcaaaaattatatctaatattattcatgTAAGCAATCTGTTTAACATTCTGTGCActacttttttctctttttttcagGTCAACCCGAAATTATTTGGTGGTGCAGAACCTCGGCTGTTTGCTCGTTGGACTGTAAgtatagttgaaaaaaaaatatatatctttgcCAATTTAATTTCTTCTTGGAACGAATTTATGAGAATTTATGggtttcttcttgttttgttcCTTTTTGGTCAGTTGGATGGGTATGAAAAGACAGGTTGCATTAACCTCGTTTGCCCTGGGTTTGTACAAACTAGCAAAACCATCGTATTAGGAGGAATTCTTCAACCTTTGTCACAGAAGAATGGACCGCAGTATCAGATCAACCTCATGATGGACCGTGTAAAAACTCTCTCCCTATCGCTATCTTCCTCCTCGATCTTCACTGTGATACATACATGATCGATCAGAGTTATCTATACAAATGTTTTGCATCTAAACCCTTGATTTTGATTCgaaatataagatatataatttTGGGGTTATGTCACATACCTGTTTAcgtgagtttttattttttttctttaacaggtgtgtggtgtatggcttcttagtagaatttttcttatatctgacgtgttttttttttttaggatccAAGTACCGGAAATTGGTGGCTACACTCTGGTAACGATATAATAGGGTATTGGCCCGGACCTATCCTgtcttatttgaaaaatagtgcCACCACAATTGAATGGGGAGGAGATGTTTATAGCAAGAAGGTGAAGGGAAACAGCCCCCACACTGCAACAGCCATGGGGAGTGGGGATTTTGCAGCCGGGCGCATGGGATCAGCAGCTTATGTTGGGCAGTACATGATTGTGGATGGTTACCTAAGGTTGAAGAACCCTGAATGGGTAGATGTTTTTGCCGAGGAACCCGACTGCTACACTGCCGTCAACTATCTGGCGACTCCTAAATCAGAGGCAGTTTTCTACTATGGAGGGCCTGGCCGGAATCCTCAATGTCCATGAGGTGGAGCAAACATGTTGGAAAAAGGTTATGGTTGGATATGCATGAATGGCTAGGCTTGTTTTAACAATTTGGACATGTATTAATTATGTTCTATCTCGATgaaacttaaaattataaaaccaGTTCCATGAATATATTTGGTGCTTGAATCTctcatattttcaaataattccATGAATTTAGTTGAGGTTGGTTTGCAAGGAAAATGGagaaaactaatatatattttagaaaacTTGCACAAATACCCATCTGGATAAAACATGTTTCAATCTAGTCTATTTTAAAACCGGATACTCGGATTGTAATTGGTATCTAGTCTTATCTCTAAGTTTTTTTAAactataatttttgaatatacaaaatgacgtcgttttgaaacaaaaattcagtcaaaataaaaaaacatctaGTTATAGATAACCAATTAAATAACCAGATCTATAGTCAAATTCGAATGGAAAATCGTCCAGATTTACTTGAATTTTCAAGTTcaagactagattttaaaaaataagactaaATGTATACTCTCAAAAGACATGCGCAATATCTTAATATCCGTGATTTAttgtcaaaatattattttaattttaagacttgaaaaaagaaaaaataaacatataatttaAGCATCTAAGCTAAAATATCAGGTGAACCGTATAaattatagatatttttatgtctaatttttttgaaatcCTAAAATTTGGATTGTGTTTGgtcataaaaaattttcatctcaaacataaaattttcatctcatcattataattttttcaaatcttcatataaaatataataaataatttaacttcttttttaaattttttaaatttcaatacaataataatattaaaatataatattttaatatttaatcttaaaatctaaaatttttatctgttttcagtAACCAATCGGAATCgtttaaaatatctaaaaaaaataacgtTGTTTGTAACCTATTATGAGCCCATGCTTGGACTCAAATATGAGCTCCACGGGCCCATAATTCAAGCATTGCTCCGAATATGCCTGACAGCCTTGTGAAGCAGGTCAAATCATGATCTGGGCCCACCTTTTTGTGACTTTCAAGTGAATCCAGCTGTATTGTGGTAACAAAAGTACACCTGTTTTTACCTCATATTGCCAAGTATTCACTGTTTTCCAAATCATCTTTTGACTTTTGGTGCTACAGTTAGATGGAACCAAAACCTTGAAGGACGGACAAAGTGACCACCTTGTcttaaagagaataaaaaacttgttataaaaagagtaaattatttttatagcagAAAACGACAAACCATGTGaccaattttaaatttatgtgggccgttttatctcattttcactctgaattttttattatacgcATAAGATCTGTGTCGAAATTGGAAGTGCAAGATGTTAAACTCTTAGCTCATAATACAACGTcagagaaaaattattttaaatttatctccaactaagtaatattatatattatattctattatatatgacgtgatatatttattataatttaataataaaaaaatatataataaataattatttgataataataaatttatcatatttgagATGTAAATAAGatgatagtatagtatataaaattttttttatatttttctttattttgaatttttttactcatAATTTATGTACCACattttagtaaaataaaaaataaaaaataaaaaataaaaaatatggctTATGATATGTGAGgatgatgaatataatttttttaaaaataattctatttgaaagtttttataGTATACACTATTTATATCAttccatataattattataacctttttatatgtacatataaaatatgataaacaatttaattttttaaattttaaaacaaaaataatattaaaaaaataatattataataatattttattctacctTTAATAAACCATTTCATTCCATCTAAATTACATaactaaatgaaataaaaacatCTGCTTAGAATTATTTGAAtacaaaaaatttcttaactcatcgtatcttatttaattattataattttttaaatttttacgtaaaatataataaataattcaaatttttttaattttaaaataaaaataatattaaaaataataattttaaatttttaacttttatcacgTCCCGTACCATTATCTAAATCTTCCGTTAAACTCATTTTTCTATTCCGTACACCATTATGTGCAATAGTCCGTGCTAGGCATCTAGCATCACTCGCAAAAACCAGGTCATTTTATAATGGAAAAAGAGTTTCCAGCTCTGTCCAAAGGGGGCCCCACAACTCCGCACTTTTGCCTTTTACCTTTCGCCCTTGTAAAAGATTACGATCTATCTTCTCAGGAAATCCCTAAACGCAAGCTCACCAGTGCCACCACATCCTTCTCTCTgctatatctctctctctctccctcaataTCACCTCATCCTTCCGTTCTCAAATCtctatctcttttctcttcttccttttcgCACTTGTAATCCTATACTTGTTCCTTAATTCACGCTTTATTGCTCTTTCCTCCATCAATTTCAGGTCTAAAATCGAAAGCAACTTTTTCTCTGAACCCTGACTTCTCTTGTAAATCCCTCAGCCTCCGGAAAAGATTATTCCGGAATCGCTTCATGTTCTGAAGAGAGATTTTCACTTTGTTCTTCTGGAAACGTCGGTTCACTCCGGGCTTATCAATTTTCTGCAAGTGCGTTTTGATCTAAGAGGTCTGATTGGATTCTGGGTTTCCGAGAAGTCGGTCAATTTCCGAGAAAGTAAAGGTTGGTGGTTTCTGGACTTGATTAATATTGGATTTTGGAATTAGAGCTGCAGAACATGAAAGacttggttttttattttggggGATTTGTTgaattatagagagagagagaggatgaaaAGGGGGAAAGATGACGAGAAGATCATGGGGCCTATGTTCCCAAGGCTTCATGTCAATGATACGGAGAAAGGAGGGCCAAGAGCACCTCCAAGGAATAAAATGGCTCTCTATGAACAGCTAAGTATTCCCTCTCAGCGCTTCAATCCCGCTCACACAAATAACACTAGCAGCCCGGTATACCCAGCATCGTCAAGCCAGGTAATTGTTAGAACCAACAACTTATATCTTTGCTTTGTTACCTACGGTTTCATGTAGGGTAGTACTTGCTAATTTCTAAACTCTCTTAAAATATGCCTCGGTTATAAGTTAATAGGCTGAAGATAGGTTGTGAAGTCTTTTTGTATTAGTTGATGATTCATTGAATAGCTTATGATTTaggtttttcattttcttggcTTGTTCGGGGAATGTAGGGGGGGAGCAGATTGTTTAACCTACGTataaatagtttctgttttcttCTCCACTCGAATGGGAAATTTCCTTACCATTAGGTAGTATTTATAGTTGTATTTGGATGCTATTCTAAGTTCTTgctcttgcattttttttaacaaatagcatACTTGCATCTGTGAAAGGAGCAGCATATTTGCATATACCAACTCTAGGGTACTACCATTGGTTCTCATATTTCTGCAACTGATTACTaggaacaatattatttttcaggGAAATGGCCTTGAAAGAAATTACAACTTTCCACTTCATGTACCTCCATCAATACCCACGCATCAGGGTGAGAAATTGCCTGGTCACCGTTCTGAAGGATCAGGTTTGAATAATTCACTGGCACAACTTGAGCAGAGAAAGAAGGTAGGTGATGAAGATGATTTTATTGTTCCTGTATTTGTTCAATCAGGGACTGGGCAATCCCATGGTAAAACTCTGAACAGTAATGATAGGGAAAAAATTGCTTCCTTCAGCCCTACCTATTCTGGTCGTTCCACAAAACACCAAAATGCTTGTGATAAGAATCCCAAGTTGATTACCTCCCCACATATAAATTTGGGACAAGAAGTAAGATGTGAGAGTGAAGGGGACCCAAGATTGAGTGTTTCAAGTCATTCTGTACTATCTGCAACAGATCTGTCAACCAGAGAAAAGTTTGAAGGGCTCGTCAAGGAAACTAAGGCAGCTCCAGATCAAGCGTATCAAGATTGCCCTGCGACTAACATAAGCAGTTCATATGATTTTGATGCTTCTTTACAACAAGAGTTCAGAACCAGGTCACAGCCGGTTGACACTGGATTTGCTGATTCTGTAAGGGATGAAGACGATGGAAAAGTTCCCCACCCAAGGAGCATCACTCACTTGGGGGAGGCGAATAGCAGTCCCAATGAGCCTAATAATGGCAGTGAATATTATAGAGTCAGGACAAATGTGTCACTACAAGTGGGAAATGTAGACGGAAGTGATGATGTTTCGGAGACCTCAATGGTAGATTCGATATCAGGCTTCGATATCTCTCCAGATGATGTTGTGGGTATAATAGGTCAGAAACATTTCTGGAAAGCGAGAAAAGCTATTGTCAAGTAAGTATGAATCTTATTGATATCTACCCAAATGTGTTACCTCCTAGTGGTCTTAAATCCAAGGATACCATGTGAAACTTTCCCTTTCTGTTTGTTGTTAAAGTTATAGCATACAGAATGATCATATATGCTTGCATCACTAATAACTGTAGCATCCTCATGCTATCTCATATGATGTGGAGAAACAGCCAGACAAAAGATGAAGTTAGAGGGTACTGAAGCATCTCGTCcgcccccgccccccccccccccccccccccccccaacccaaaaaaaaaaaatctctctctctctcttgtttttgGGTTACAAGGTCAAGCAACAatgaattttgagaaaattatgaaattaatttcTTGTAGATTATGTATTGAAACGTGATTAACTTCATTTTTCTCTCAATACTACTGAGATTAACTTTAACTaagggtaattttttttaaatcttgtttactgataaaaaaagcTCTTTCCATATATCCATATATACCAGTCACATTCTGATTACAGAATTTGTAGTCCGCTCTGTTCTTGGGCTGGGAAAGTTGTGATTGTAGATGATGATGGAATAGATATTAGGAACTTCTGTTGGCCTCTTCTATGTCTATGTTCGTTATGTAAATTTAGGAATATCTTACTCTTACTTTTTATTGGAGAAGTGAAGTGATCATCATTCTAGAAGATCTGAAGTGTTATATTGGAAGCTGCTGACATTATTTTAGGAGTTTCTAATCTGTCCTTTCCCCTTAACTTAAAATCTGCAAAAGATTTTTGAGTGAAgtataaaaaactaaataggAATAT
This is a stretch of genomic DNA from Carya illinoinensis cultivar Pawnee chromosome 15, C.illinoinensisPawnee_v1, whole genome shotgun sequence. It encodes these proteins:
- the LOC122295408 gene encoding uncharacterized protein LOC122295408 gives rise to the protein MGKRMVVILLFSMALVVLMSCVVDVKAEATKTLSEVNRKLKLLNKPAVKSIKTEDGEIIDCVDIYKQPAFDHPALRNHTIQIRPSFTIQDDTSSTKGDSSPAPALSQTWQKSGSCPLGTVPIRRIRKQDLLRAASLEHFGRDGPRTSWAVNAEATNGQSRHFVHLNGSKIPIFPMPEHSTAFLVTKGYNYVGARGGINAWSPRVESADEYTTGQIWIKNGPPGINFESVEAGWMVNPKLFGGAEPRLFARWTLDGYEKTGCINLVCPGFVQTSKTIVLGGILQPLSQKNGPQYQINLMMDRDPSTGNWWLHSGNDIIGYWPGPILSYLKNSATTIEWGGDVYSKKVKGNSPHTATAMGSGDFAAGRMGSAAYVGQYMIVDGYLRLKNPEWVDVFAEEPDCYTAVNYLATPKSEAVFYYGGPGRNPQCP